GCATGTGTTGAAAAGGGACACACAAGCACCAGGTTACAGAGGCTAGAGTGGATACCCAAGACAAGCGACGGCTGATGAAGGTGGATGCCTGCCGTAGAATTGCCTGGACTGGGCAGGATGGAAGGGACGACTGATAAAAAGGCTATAGTGGGCATAGCACTCAAGATTGACCCGGACAGGGGTCACAGTCAGGTGCCAAAAAAATTGACAACATCAGACAGAGATTAGATGTTATAGGCCACAGCATGGAGATTACAGCAGAGTCCCTCGCATCTTGCCGTAATGGTGTATGGTTATAATAAGTGAATACAGTTCTAAAGCTATATCATTATTAgcagttgaaataaaacaaagcaaatttgTGCCAAACTGACTCTGATAAATAGGCAAAAGGACTATGATGAATTCTCTGCAACTTTTAGCAGTCTTGCCGTCTCTCTCGTTTTGCTATACTGGAAACTGGAAATTCATTCTCAATTAACATAGTTCAGAAAATCGAAATGTTTTCACCAGGTTACACTGGACAACTGTTAACTACCACCCATTTAGCTAAACAGAGGTTTAAATGGAAAGACCTGTTTTCTACGCCACGAATCAGTTGGCTGAATTGAGAAAACAAAGGAGACGAGATACGAgcacagaaaataaatcagaatattGACATCTTAGTCATCATACAGAATAATTGTCACATTCAAACAGTTGTTCGTGACTCGCTAACGCACGAAAAGGAGCCACGAGAAAGAGAAAGGCCGTTGCTATGGAAGGTGGGAGGGGCCAGAGGTAAATAACCAAACATTCGGTTATGAAGTCAAATCTCACACCGGAGCCAATTTCAACTCTTTGAAACAGCCGAGTTAACATGGAAGACTGCGATTCGGCGCAATGTAAACGAGTCTGTCCGTGAAAGGCTTTGCGGCCTACAGGCATGTGACCACGCCacattaacaataaaaaacGGCACGCAGTGCTTGATCAGAATACTGTCGATTAAAATTTACCATGACATGTATATATTTTCACAGAATACTTTGTGTAAATCTCGCCGAGATTTACATGGAAAGTGCAATATCGCCGCGTATCACGGATTCATAACTGCAGATGGAGCGGACAGGACTTCAGAAGAAAAACGACATTAACTGAGATACACGCAGTATAGTCAACAACAAGCAACGCGCGATTTTACAATTGACCCACAAAGATCAGCGGCACAAACGAATGATCTTTTCTCCAGTATTACAGTTACGCCACGGTGAGCTCGTGGTTCAGGCCGAAGGACCCTATAGCTAGCTTAGTCAGCTTTCAAACATTTGATACGCTACACGTTTGCGGGCCACGCGCatattttgtttccatttacTAAATACAGACGTTTATACTAACGTTGGGTCATTTAAGCAGCTTAACATGACAAGCCAAGAAAGCAAATGGCGCAGTAAATCTGACGCTAAAAGCTAATGCTCGCACTCGCCTGCTACATCGAACACCACCAAGAAAGAACACCGTCACATACGTCATATAACAACACAttgcattttgaaaacaatctaGTATATTCTACCCACCTAAATACGAGAATATTGAACTATGTGTCCTCGATATATCTTCGGTCAAGCCTCCATTTTCCATCCCAGCTACAGCTAACTGACTGCGGCAGATGGCGTATGGCGcttcaaacacagacaaaacgcCTATAGCGCCACAGCTGGATAGGATGAAGAAGTACAACTGAAGGTGCCTCTGAAAGACGCCCCTTTCCTGTCAAACAGTTGCCCTGAATTTAAAACgaataaaacattttggagcaaaTGGAAGTGGATATTTATGACGCAGACCACAGCCTGCCAATGCTCAAAGGATCAATTATTAGTAATATCAATTTCACTTTGAATATAAGGGTTCTTCAAGGTTCCTAGTCAGTTTGATCTTTGGCCTTGGAAGGTATCCTTTGTGCATGGAAATATTTAAATTCAATGAGTCTTGTGATACATACCATCCCAAACTACACTCTTCATGTCTTTAATCCCCTGACACTGATACTTCGCCTTGGCAAACGATGATTATCCACATTAAGATGGTCCATAATGTCACTTAAGATGAAGCAAAATCATGTCTGAAAAGTGGAAAACATAAGGTGGAAAAGAAACATTTAGAGTGTCTTTCCATGTCTCGgtgtttattcatttgatttAGGTTCTTCTCCGGACACTTCCTCTTTTGCACAAATTATAAAAGGCAATGCGGTCATTGTTATATGTTCAGGACATGTATTCTTGAGCCATGTGTTTGACCTTCGATACGCATGTTATTTGATAATATAGTTTGATGAATGtgagtaaaatatttttctttctttcttcatggCATGATCCCATGAAATAGTTTAGGCCCAAGCATCTTTTGGTCATCAATTCTGTGTTGCTGTCTTTTAATATATACAATGGAAGCAATTATATACAGCAAACATCCAGCTACACCAACCATCTGATACCTTTGGCGTCCATCCTATTTCAATCGTTTAGATTTGACATAGGGTCACAAAACCAGTGTTTGTTATGTGACAGTTAAAAGAGGGTATCCTTGGAACATCGCTTGGTGCACCCAGAAGATCAGCGTCCTATCAGTCTACCTGTTTATGATTGTTATTAATCGAGACTGAACCACTTGTTGTCTTGCCTCTTGAGCTAATACAGAAAGAATGTGTTTCAGTAATATATATCAATCTCAAAACACTTCAGCTTTCATATTTGATGTGACTTTATTTATCATAAGTATAAGGATTATAAACATAATATAATGCCTTTTATCTTGTTGATGGTAGCCCTTGATGAATTCCAACAGTTGTGAATGAGCAAGCTGAAACCACATATTTGCTGTGGCCAAAAAATCTTGTGCTTCCTGTCTGTACCATGTGACTCTTGGCACTGCTTTACTTTGCCTTTGAAAACCAAATAGGCACCATCCCATTTGTATCAACAACTCCTGACTACCCACGACCACCAAAAACGATAGGTACGGTTGAAAAACAGATTAAATAGTCCTGCTTTAGTCAAAATTCGACCTGTAAAACAAATTGTTCTCTTCACATTAGTGTTGGGTATCCCTCACAATAAGGGACAATTACGATGTTTTTGATAATATCATAATACAGTCGCAATACATCACATACAACCCTATGTTACATACGTATCTTACCAGCCGAGAGCTGTCATACTGTACATACGAACTCAGACCCATAGAAGTGGTGCTGTCACACAATTaaagaaaacagaatattaATGGGACAAAAAGACATTTAATGACATTATATATTGATACTTTCAGTTATTGAACacattttgctttaaaaaatcattttaataaatacagcagtgctTGTATCACATCAGCAGAAAACTGTTAAAACCATGCGGGTAAAAAGTGAAGGAGACAACCCTTGATATTAATATATAGCGTTATGGCATGTTGACGTTGTCGCTGCTCTTGtccacagaggagctgttatCTGAGGCCGCAGGTGTTGCTGCCTCGTGCACAGTGTTGGGTCGACCGCTGGATTGTGCCAAGCTTTTGTTCGGGAGGTCCGCCGTTGACTCAGCTtctgcctcctgctgcagcgAAGTGGCtagaagaaaatgttttaaccatttttcattttaaatcttatcTCATTCATGAATTCAAAAGCAATTGAGTCGTGTGGTCACCTGATTGAGTGCAGGACTTCATGTGTTCCGGCCAGTGGGCCTGCTGACACGGATAATCACAGTAGCTCGTGTTCCAACAGCAGTAGAAAATGGCCTCTTTTTTACAATTGGCGCACCATTGTTTCTTCTTGGTTTCATCCATAGCTTGCtgcttctccacctccatctgCTTCTTGGCCTCAGAAACCAACCTCTCCCTTTCCTGCTCCAGACTTTGCCTCATCTCCGCCATGGTCAGTTCTGAATTGAACAGGCAGAAATGAGTCAACAGTTTGGGGTGAAAAGACAGTTTCATTGAGTCCTCACCCAGATTGTGCTTCATCTCGGACAGCTCTTGCTGATGCAACCACTGTAACTTTTCGATTTCAATTCTCAGCCGTCTTATCTGAATTAAAAACATGTGGGCACCTTAGGGTAAGCAAAGGGTCACATGCAAGACATCTGTTATGTTCTGATGTTGTGAAGTGAGGCTTGGAATGGACAGAGCACGCTCACCTCAGCAAGTGTAGTGTCTGAAGAACTTTTGGAAAGGTCGCTGTAGAGTTCACTCATTGTGCCTTTGATCGCATCCATGATCTGAAAATGTagggttgatttttttttttttttaacaatgagtGATGTGTTTCAAAGAAATTGAGATCCTACTTTGTTTGTGTATCTGGCAATGTCTTCCGCAACATCAGCCGAAGCGGTTGGTATATATGTTTCTGGAACTAGCGATGAAGCAGGTGTGTCTGCACCTGATGCTGCGATCACAGCAACAGAAGGGGGACTTGTGGACACTAGAGTGACTGTCGATAAGGGAGAGTCTTTCTGCTGCACAGCTGCAATTGAACAAAGTGTAAGTTAGCCACATTAGAATAAATCTATTGGGTTATTAAAAATTCCATATGGGAATCAGCTGAGGCACCTTTAGCGTGCTGCCTTGTCTGATAGCGAGAATTATTTCCTGTCGCCggtgatgaagatgctgagagtGCCTGCTTCTGATCCTGATGCTGCACCTTCTGCATGTGCCACTTTGGAGGGGAGGTCTGAAACTTCGCAGGGGAACTCCACACCACCGCTCTCTGCACCACAGGGACGGTCTCGCggggcagcagggggcgctgttttTTTAACCCAGGGGTGATGGAGGATGATGGTGGTGCAGGTTCTAGGCTGATGGCAGCAGAAGGGGAGGCACTGAAGGAGACCACAGTGACCGGTATGGCCACGGAGGACTGGGAGGAAACGGTGACCGGAGTTGGGCTGCTTTGAGATGGGATTACTGCAGTTATCAGAGATTTACCTTTAAAGGAAAGTAAGGGTTTAAATTCCGATCCTTACCACGTACATATGTGCGAGAAAGGAAAGTTGATCACCTTCAGGTTTATTGGCTGGGGCTTCTGTCACAACAGTGCTGCCTTTTCTGCTTCGCTTCCTGGTTTTGCTTCCTGATTCCTCTCCCAGGTCAATGACTAATTCCCTCTCTGAGTCAGAGTCCTCAGGTACCTGCTGTTGAGGCTCCTCTTTCACCTGAACGTTTTCCGTGCAAGCAGGAGTAGCTGTTTTGGTCTTCTTCGAACCTTCTTTCTCTGAATCGGAACTATTTTTCTGTTGAGCTTGTGAAGCACAACCATCAGATGTTGTAGACTCTGGTTTGGTCTTTTCATTTTGACTGGGAGAAGGTTTATCTTTATCTTCAGGAGTCCTTTGGGTTTTCTCATTTGGTGTTGCCTCCTGGCCAACATTGCCAGTGTCGCTGTCACTGGAGCCTGATTCTTCAGAGTCGCTGTGTTCCACACCTTTGTATTCCTCATTAGAGATATCATCGATACCtgtgaaaaggaaaaggaaatttATATTGCATTTAATGTTCATTAAGCATGACACCACATGTTCCAAACCAAGCTGAGAGCGTCTACAATTTTTAAAGCTTGAAGGAAGGACGTACATGAATGTCATgatcacgttttcagccataCATTCTTAACTCAGCATTTTTTGTATAAATAATCCTCGGAAACTGGGTTGTGTCACGTTAGCTGACACGATAGTGACACGCATTTTCAGTAATTCAACAAAGGAATGAGTGCTAAAGTTCATATACCTAATTGTGCCTTGCAGATTTCAATTGTTTTATCTAGGTTTAGCTGGAAGCGGCTCTTAATTTGCCTTTTGGGAGAGCTGAGAacacttttttccctctgctTCTGCTGAACACTCTCACTAAGCTCCGTCAGATCCATGTCGGCTTTGCTCCGATCTGCACAAACACAGGCACGACATAGACATACATAAATTGAAAGTCAATaaaacagtcaaaaataaatgcaattatCAGATTTTATAGACCACAGTTTGTGAATATATTAAGCATAAACAGACTTAATTCATTTCCGTCCCAGACCTAGGTTAAGTTTCAGTATGCTTCCTATTGGTGGTGTCTTCTCCTGCTTGCCAGTTGCAGGAAATGCCTCCAAGGAACTAGTGgcaggaccagatggagaacggCTCTGTGAGGCTGTGCAAGAGACAATAGTCATATTAGAAACAGGAGAATGGCACTACAA
Above is a window of Synchiropus splendidus isolate RoL2022-P1 chromosome 6, RoL_Sspl_1.0, whole genome shotgun sequence DNA encoding:
- the LOC128761113 gene encoding protein kinase C-binding protein 1-like isoform X2, coding for MHPTEKAAKLKPASERMEISTRSKVSESTERSPQKRKVPTPTDSSNGCSSAETSPSPVKKKKKPGAVSNSKDQSELRHGPFYYKKQPALTMDPVDVVPQDGRNDFYCWLCHREGQVLCCELCPRVYHAKCLKLPSEPEGDWFCPECEKITVAECIETQSRAMMMLTTEQLSYLLKFALQKMKQPGTEPFQKPVSLDQHPDYAEYIFHPMDLCTLEKNIKKKMYGCTEAFLADVKWILHNCIIYNGGNHKLTTTAKVIVKICEHEMSEIEVCPECYLSACQKRDNWFCEPCSHPHPLVWAKLKGFPFWPAKALRDKDGQVDARFFGQHDRAWVPLNNCYLMSKEIPFSVKKTKSIFNSAMQEMEVYVENMKKKFGVFNYARFRTPYTPETNFQMLQDPSNPSSNAAKSDKVDKIKLSFDMTASPKVHLARTVFSGLTGGQCVPLGDIPRSPMSTNSSGQTGSDGEQETGGERTKDLKGCGSTAEESQDSTASQSRSPSGPATSSLEAFPATGKQEKTPPIGSILKLNLDRSKADMDLTELSESVQQKQREKSVLSSPKRQIKSRFQLNLDKTIEICKAQLGIDDISNEEYKGVEHSDSEESGSSDSDTGNVGQEATPNEKTQRTPEDKDKPSPSQNEKTKPESTTSDGCASQAQQKNSSDSEKEGSKKTKTATPACTENVQVKEEPQQQVPEDSDSERELVIDLGEESGSKTRKRSRKGSTVVTEAPANKPEGKSLITAVIPSQSSPTPVTVSSQSSVAIPVTVVSFSASPSAAISLEPAPPSSSITPGLKKQRPLLPRETVPVVQRAVVWSSPAKFQTSPPKWHMQKVQHQDQKQALSASSSPATGNNSRYQTRQHAKAVQQKDSPLSTVTLVSTSPPSVAVIAASGADTPASSLVPETYIPTASADVAEDIARYTNKIMDAIKGTMSELYSDLSKSSSDTTLAEIRRLRIEIEKLQWLHQQELSEMKHNLELTMAEMRQSLEQERERLVSEAKKQMEVEKQQAMDETKKKQWCANCKKEAIFYCCWNTSYCDYPCQQAHWPEHMKSCTQSATSLQQEAEAESTADLPNKSLAQSSGRPNTVHEAATPAASDNSSSVDKSSDNVNMP
- the LOC128761113 gene encoding protein kinase C-binding protein 1-like isoform X1, with amino-acid sequence MHPTEKAAKLKPASERMEISTRSKVSESTERSPQKRKVPTPTDSSNGCSSAETSPSPVKKKKKPGAVSNSKDQSELRHGPFYYKKQPALTMDPVDVVPQDGRNDFYCWLCHREGQVLCCELCPRVYHAKCLKLPSEPEGDWFCPECEKITVAECIETQSRAMMMLTTEQLSYLLKFALQKMKQPGDHPRLPSRSPHAASTQRKTFNWTEPFQKPVSLDQHPDYAEYIFHPMDLCTLEKNIKKKMYGCTEAFLADVKWILHNCIIYNGGNHKLTTTAKVIVKICEHEMSEIEVCPECYLSACQKRDNWFCEPCSHPHPLVWAKLKGFPFWPAKALRDKDGQVDARFFGQHDRAWVPLNNCYLMSKEIPFSVKKTKSIFNSAMQEMEVYVENMKKKFGVFNYARFRTPYTPETNFQMLQDPSNPSSNAAKSDKVDKIKLSFDMTASPKVHLARTVFSGLTGGQCVPLGDIPRSPMSTNSSGQTGSDGEQETGGERTKDLKGCGSTAEESQDSTASQSRSPSGPATSSLEAFPATGKQEKTPPIGSILKLNLDRSKADMDLTELSESVQQKQREKSVLSSPKRQIKSRFQLNLDKTIEICKAQLGIDDISNEEYKGVEHSDSEESGSSDSDTGNVGQEATPNEKTQRTPEDKDKPSPSQNEKTKPESTTSDGCASQAQQKNSSDSEKEGSKKTKTATPACTENVQVKEEPQQQVPEDSDSERELVIDLGEESGSKTRKRSRKGSTVVTEAPANKPEGKSLITAVIPSQSSPTPVTVSSQSSVAIPVTVVSFSASPSAAISLEPAPPSSSITPGLKKQRPLLPRETVPVVQRAVVWSSPAKFQTSPPKWHMQKVQHQDQKQALSASSSPATGNNSRYQTRQHAKAVQQKDSPLSTVTLVSTSPPSVAVIAASGADTPASSLVPETYIPTASADVAEDIARYTNKIMDAIKGTMSELYSDLSKSSSDTTLAEIRRLRIEIEKLQWLHQQELSEMKHNLELTMAEMRQSLEQERERLVSEAKKQMEVEKQQAMDETKKKQWCANCKKEAIFYCCWNTSYCDYPCQQAHWPEHMKSCTQSATSLQQEAEAESTADLPNKSLAQSSGRPNTVHEAATPAASDNSSSVDKSSDNVNMP